CCATCGGCAGCGGCGTGCCGCCGGGGTCGGCCTTGGCGAGGATGTCCGACATGGTGTCGTAGAAGCCGCCGAACTCCGGTTCCGCGATCAGCTCCGGGCGGACCCTCGACCCCTCCAGCAGCAGGTCGAACTCCACGTCGGGGCCGACCCGCTCGCGCAGTTCCGCGACGAAGTCGTCCACGGTGAACTCGCCGGGCAGCACCCGGCCGTCCAGGTCGACGGTGATCTCGCTCGGCACCACGTTGATCTTCTCGGTGGTCCGCACGATCGTCGGGTTGACCGTGTGCCGCAGCACCGAGTCCAGCCGCAGCGCCTCGACCTGCGGCAACCCGCTCGGCGGGCGGTCGCCGGCGCGGTCCTCCCGGTAGTGGGCGACGTCGGCGGCCAGCGGTTCGGGCAGGGCCGCGGCGAGCGCGGCGAGCATCCGGTCCGCCGCCGGGGTCTGGTGCCGGGGCAGCCTGGTGCCGCTCAACGCGGTCAGCAGGCGACCGAGCCGGGCCATCGGGGTGTCGGGCGGGGTCAGCCGCGAGCCGTGTCCGCCCGGTCCGCGCAGGGTCGCGCGCAGCCAGGCCGCCCGCTTCTCGGCCACCACGATCGGGTGGAACCGCACGCCCGCCAGGTCGACACCCGCGCCGCCCTCCTCGCCGATGGCGCAGCGGATGCCGGCGAACAGCTCGGGGTGGCGGTCCACGAGGTAGCGCGCGCCGACCGCGCTGCCCGCCTCCTCGTCCGCGACGACGGCCAGGACCACGTCGCCGGCGGGTCGTTCGCCCGCCGCCGCGAGCCGCGCCAGCGCGGCCAGCATCATCGCCAGGCCGCCCTTCATGTCGATGGCGCCGCGACCCCACACGTGCCCGTCCACGACGCGCGCCTCGAACGGCGGGTGGTCCCACACCTGCCCGTCCACGGGGACGACGTCGGAGTGCGCGTGCAGCAGCAGCGGCGGGGCCTCACCGCGACCGGGGAAGCGGGCGACGAGGTTGGCGCGCTCCCGATCGGGGCCCAGCACCTTCAGGTCCGCGCCGGTGTCCGCGAGCAGGCGCTGGAGGTGGGCGACGACCAGGCCCTCCCGTCCCGGCGGGTTGGTGGTGTCGATCCTGATCAGGTCCCGCAGCATCGGCAGCGGGTCGGTGGACAGCTCGGCCGTCATCGGCGCGGCTCCTTCGGTCGGTTCGGCGGTGGTCAGGCGAGCAACCCGACGACGCGGGCGGCCGACGCGGCCACCCCGCCGCCGTCGGGCCGCAGGACCAGCTCGGGTCGCAGGGGCGGCTCATAGGGCGCGTCGACCCCGGTGAACCCCCGGAGCTCGCCCCGGCGCGCCCGTTCGTAGAGGCCCTTCGGGTCGCGCGCCTCGCACACCTCGACGGGCGTGTCCACGAAGACCTCCAGGAACGGCAGGCCGGCCTCCTCGTGCGCGGCGCGCACCCGGTCCCGGTCCTCCCGGTAGGGGCTGATCAGCGCGACGAGCGCGACCGTGCCGGAGTCGGCGAACAGCCGGGCGACCTCGCCGACGCGGCGCACGTTCTCCGCCCGGTCCTCGGCGGAGAAGCCCAGGTCCGCGTTGAGGCCCAGGCGGACGTTGTCCCCGTCGAGCAGGTACGCGGGCCGGCCGGCGGCCACCAGCTGCCGCTCCACCTCGACGGCGAGGGTGGACTTGCCGGCCGCCGACAGGCCCGTCAGCCACACGGTCGCGCCGCGGGTCGCCCGGTCCTCGCGCCCGACCGCGGGGCGGTGCCGCACGACGGTCGGCGCGGCCTCGGCCGGGGCCAGCACCATGCCGGCGGCGACGGTCTCGTGGGTCGTCTCGTCGACCAGGATGAAGCTGCCGGTGGCCCGGTTGGTCCGGTAGGTGTCGTGCACCAGCG
This region of Saccharothrix longispora genomic DNA includes:
- a CDS encoding M20/M25/M40 family metallo-hydrolase, with protein sequence MTAELSTDPLPMLRDLIRIDTTNPPGREGLVVAHLQRLLADTGADLKVLGPDRERANLVARFPGRGEAPPLLLHAHSDVVPVDGQVWDHPPFEARVVDGHVWGRGAIDMKGGLAMMLAALARLAAAGERPAGDVVLAVVADEEAGSAVGARYLVDRHPELFAGIRCAIGEEGGAGVDLAGVRFHPIVVAEKRAAWLRATLRGPGGHGSRLTPPDTPMARLGRLLTALSGTRLPRHQTPAADRMLAALAAALPEPLAADVAHYREDRAGDRPPSGLPQVEALRLDSVLRHTVNPTIVRTTEKINVVPSEITVDLDGRVLPGEFTVDDFVAELRERVGPDVEFDLLLEGSRVRPELIAEPEFGGFYDTMSDILAKADPGGTPLPMVSPASTDARLFAQLGIRCYGWLPLKLPAGVDYRGLLHTANERVPVDALELGAHCLTELLRTYR